In Methanobacteriaceae archaeon, a single window of DNA contains:
- a CDS encoding Zc3h12a-like ribonuclease yields MKVVVDASNVAFSVKNKNGQPQMSNILAAVKALEEGEDEFVIIADASLRHDIDDKETFLKLLESENVEEVPAGNDADHFILEIAVREKAKILSNDKFRDYAAEFTNISSMRIPFIIENGRLVFGKPKKAKKDKNILQHICDEIIKELKFKKWEVYTGKEGLEISPLNIAKQAIIRIDNANNTESKLENIFSKIPMFNKIVEMVDDVEIAAPYVIFVLVHPRDYKIAVKNAGNISVTVADRLGLEKKPLIAVRNDLFTKPGNFELNILLADEVTEHAPYNVAIRVCERDEIFIKKNSRNIASTIAGRLGSWKFPFVSVKPDMLLEKPGDFEIELEKGGGFDG; encoded by the coding sequence ATGAAAGTGGTTGTAGATGCTTCTAATGTGGCTTTTAGTGTTAAAAATAAAAATGGACAACCTCAAATGTCTAATATTCTTGCAGCTGTTAAGGCATTAGAAGAAGGTGAGGATGAGTTTGTAATTATTGCCGATGCATCACTTCGTCATGATATTGATGATAAAGAAACATTTCTCAAGTTATTGGAAAGTGAAAACGTAGAGGAAGTTCCTGCGGGTAATGATGCTGATCACTTTATTTTAGAAATTGCTGTACGTGAAAAAGCAAAAATATTGTCCAATGATAAATTCAGAGATTATGCTGCTGAGTTTACTAATATTTCATCTATGAGAATTCCATTCATTATTGAAAATGGCAGACTTGTGTTTGGAAAACCTAAGAAAGCTAAAAAGGATAAAAACATTCTCCAGCACATCTGTGATGAAATTATTAAGGAATTAAAGTTTAAAAAATGGGAAGTTTACACAGGAAAAGAAGGATTGGAAATTTCCCCGTTAAATATTGCTAAACAAGCTATTATTCGTATTGATAATGCAAATAACACAGAATCAAAGCTTGAAAATATATTTTCCAAAATTCCAATGTTCAATAAAATTGTAGAAATGGTTGATGATGTGGAAATCGCAGCACCTTATGTGATTTTTGTATTAGTACATCCTAGAGACTATAAGATTGCTGTTAAAAATGCAGGAAACATTTCTGTTACTGTTGCAGACAGATTAGGTCTTGAGAAAAAACCATTAATTGCAGTTAGAAACGATTTATTCACTAAACCAGGTAATTTTGAATTAAATATTTTATTAGCAGATGAAGTAACTGAACATGCTCCATACAACGTTGCAATACGTGTATGTGAACGTGATGAAATATTTATCAAAAAGAATTCCAGAAACATTGCAAGTACTATTGCTGGAAGACTTGGATCTTGGAAATTCCCATTTGTTTCTGTAAAACCAGATATGCTTTTAGAAAAACCAGGAGACTTTGAAATAGAACTTGAGAAGGGAGGAGGTTTCGATGGTTAA
- a CDS encoding metallophosphoesterase family protein, which yields MTVIVHISDLHIGDSEFNEEVFMRAVSEINYLQPDMIILTGDITSNGYYAEYKQATKYLEMFEAPLFAVPGNHDARNLGYQTFEEVIGERSWKLTMDDDLTVMGIDSSSPDENKGHIGNPQHLWLEHQLDECAINENFAIVALHHHVIPIPQTGRERNVLSDAGDVLKTLTTHDVDLVLSGHKHVPNIWKINNTIVVNAGSLCSKKLRGKISNSYMVYNITEEEIEIFLNNLGGEKFLFGKYARNKL from the coding sequence ATGACTGTTATTGTACATATTTCAGATTTACATATTGGCGATTCTGAATTTAATGAAGAAGTTTTTATGCGGGCAGTAAGTGAAATAAATTATTTGCAGCCTGATATGATTATTTTAACTGGAGATATAACTAGTAATGGTTATTATGCTGAATATAAACAGGCTACCAAATATTTGGAGATGTTTGAAGCACCGTTATTTGCAGTTCCGGGAAACCATGATGCACGTAATTTAGGTTACCAAACTTTTGAAGAAGTAATAGGTGAGCGTAGCTGGAAATTAACAATGGATGATGATTTAACTGTTATGGGAATAGACAGCAGTTCTCCAGATGAAAATAAAGGCCATATTGGCAATCCTCAACATTTGTGGTTAGAACATCAATTAGATGAATGTGCTATTAATGAAAATTTCGCTATTGTAGCTCTTCACCATCATGTGATTCCTATTCCTCAAACAGGACGTGAACGTAATGTTTTATCCGATGCAGGGGATGTTTTAAAAACATTAACAACTCATGATGTTGATTTGGTATTATCTGGACACAAACATGTTCCAAATATCTGGAAAATAAATAATACAATAGTTGTTAATGCAGGTTCTCTTTGTTCAAAAAAACTTAGAGGTAAAATTAGCAATTCTTATATGGTGTATAACATTACAGAAGAAGAAATAGAGATTTTTCTCAATAATCTTGGCGGAGAAAAATTTTTATTTGGAAAATATGCGAGAAATAAGTTATAA
- a CDS encoding nascent polypeptide-associated complex protein has translation MIPGMNKKQMKQMERQMKKMGMKMEDLDGVREVIIRFDEKELIIDNPSVSLMNVMGQETYQIDGKAREVELEYEIEIPEEDIEMVANSAGVSKDDAKAALEECKGDLAEAIMKLNQ, from the coding sequence ATGATACCTGGTATGAATAAAAAACAAATGAAACAGATGGAAAGACAAATGAAAAAAATGGGTATGAAAATGGAAGACCTTGACGGTGTTCGTGAAGTTATTATCCGTTTTGATGAAAAAGAGTTGATTATTGATAATCCTAGTGTAAGTTTAATGAATGTAATGGGTCAGGAAACTTACCAAATTGATGGTAAAGCTCGTGAAGTAGAACTTGAATATGAAATTGAAATTCCTGAAGAAGATATTGAAATGGTAGCTAACAGTGCAGGTGTTTCTAAAGATGATGCAAAAGCAGCACTTGAAGAATGTAAAGGAGACCTTGCAGAAGCTATCATGAAGTTAAATCAATAG
- a CDS encoding FUSC family protein, whose translation MKKALKFRLLLIFTMVLIMVFYIKVFGKANLIIGLMVFIAALLNLGNDLSYKPKASFVKLLVLLLILGIGAYINSPITSFGCVLTFFIVFATTFSSYHLFGTHVYRPFLVIYTIMVARPVGPEDLPMRLMSLAFGAVFIVGFNLVLNGKKYSNFNKYTVSSLIDEIIGAVELKLDGKEVAIENFNVADGFYRSAFSKFEHKFFPTQKNESYLNIIKSLQFIGWVISKCDLSLNELNYIKIVLNDFKESKTFDIENIPVEHEEMNLVVLNLKVIKNELENSHDKTSDNIPDMKAVIGIVKPLVKRQFSFKSAKFTFAFKMALVLTLCEIITVLFNFPYATWLYFAAISIMLPHIDDVLHSVKSRVIGTFVGSFAFLIILIALPFIPISTKSYVGVALLIGTVGILLSIKNRPVRFFFMTVMSLSASLLCIAPPKAIELKILWVFTAILVVNIINYGFLPFSIEKETKNNLKSSYKLNKQFVEMIKSKCEGKSSFNKTSLIVISNMIRENIQLTSENEELYYLQSKIINISYTILNYMEIYELSDEMKDEMIKIIDGGEFKDNNSPLLYSLNHVVELLDYEKELINNL comes from the coding sequence ATGAAAAAGGCTTTAAAATTTAGATTATTATTGATTTTCACCATGGTTTTAATCATGGTTTTTTATATTAAAGTATTTGGAAAGGCAAATCTGATAATTGGTTTAATGGTGTTTATTGCAGCATTGCTGAATTTAGGAAATGATTTGTCATATAAACCAAAAGCATCATTTGTTAAACTGCTGGTTTTGTTACTAATTTTAGGGATAGGAGCATATATTAATAGTCCAATTACTTCTTTTGGATGTGTTTTAACTTTCTTTATAGTTTTTGCAACTACATTTTCATCCTATCATTTATTTGGAACTCATGTCTACCGGCCGTTTTTAGTGATATATACAATTATGGTTGCTAGACCCGTAGGTCCTGAAGATTTACCAATGAGATTAATGTCTTTAGCATTTGGAGCAGTATTTATTGTTGGGTTTAATCTGGTGCTAAATGGGAAAAAATATTCAAATTTTAATAAATACACTGTATCTTCATTAATTGATGAGATTATCGGTGCTGTTGAGTTGAAATTGGATGGGAAAGAAGTGGCAATTGAAAATTTCAATGTTGCTGATGGATTTTATAGAAGTGCATTTTCAAAATTTGAGCATAAGTTTTTCCCAACTCAAAAAAATGAATCTTATTTGAATATTATAAAATCTCTTCAGTTTATCGGGTGGGTTATATCTAAATGTGATTTATCATTAAATGAATTAAACTATATTAAAATTGTTTTAAACGATTTTAAAGAATCTAAAACATTTGATATTGAAAACATTCCTGTTGAACATGAGGAAATGAATCTTGTTGTTTTAAACTTAAAAGTCATAAAAAATGAGCTTGAAAATTCACATGATAAAACATCAGATAATATTCCTGATATGAAAGCAGTTATTGGTATTGTAAAACCATTGGTTAAAAGGCAGTTTTCGTTTAAATCAGCTAAATTTACTTTTGCTTTTAAAATGGCTTTAGTTTTAACTTTATGTGAAATTATAACTGTTTTATTTAATTTTCCATATGCAACATGGCTTTATTTTGCAGCAATTTCAATAATGCTTCCTCATATTGATGATGTATTGCATAGTGTTAAAAGCCGTGTTATCGGAACATTTGTAGGTAGTTTTGCATTTTTAATAATTTTGATTGCTCTTCCGTTTATTCCAATATCTACAAAATCATATGTTGGTGTTGCACTTCTTATAGGGACTGTAGGTATACTTTTATCAATTAAAAATCGGCCTGTAAGATTTTTCTTTATGACTGTAATGTCTCTATCAGCATCATTACTTTGTATTGCACCGCCTAAAGCTATTGAATTAAAAATATTATGGGTTTTTACAGCTATTTTGGTTGTAAATATAATTAACTATGGATTTTTACCATTTTCAATTGAAAAAGAAACTAAAAATAATCTAAAATCATCCTATAAATTGAATAAACAGTTTGTTGAAATGATCAAATCAAAATGTGAAGGCAAATCTTCATTTAATAAAACATCTCTTATTGTTATAAGCAATATGATTCGTGAAAATATTCAACTAACAAGTGAAAATGAAGAATTATACTATTTACAGTCTAAAATAATCAATATTTCCTACACTATTTTAAATTACATGGAAATTTATGAATTATCTGATGAAATGAAAGATGAAATGATTAAAATAATCGATGGTGGGGAATTTAAAGACAATAACAGTCCACTTCTTTATTCACTAAATCATGTTGTGGAATTATTGGATTATGAAAAAGAATTGATAAATAATCTCTAA
- a CDS encoding DNA-3-methyladenine glycosylase I — MTKKRCSWVSDDEIYIKYHDEEWGVPTHDDHELFEMLVLESFQAGLSWITILKKRENFRKAFDDFDYVKISQYGEDKINELQNNKGIIRHELKINAAIKNAKVFMEIQNEFGSFDKYIWGFTDSKIIKAEFKTESELSKTISKDLKKRGMSFVGPTIIYSYLESIGIIDNHQEDCFKF, encoded by the coding sequence ATGACAAAAAAGAGATGTAGTTGGGTAAGCGATGATGAAATTTATATAAAATACCATGATGAAGAATGGGGCGTTCCAACTCATGATGACCATGAATTATTTGAAATGCTTGTTTTAGAGTCTTTTCAGGCAGGGCTTTCCTGGATTACAATTCTTAAAAAAAGAGAGAATTTTAGAAAGGCATTTGATGATTTTGATTATGTGAAAATCTCCCAATATGGTGAAGATAAGATTAATGAATTGCAAAACAACAAAGGAATCATCAGACACGAGTTAAAAATCAATGCTGCAATAAAAAATGCTAAAGTGTTTATGGAAATTCAAAATGAATTTGGCAGTTTTGATAAATACATTTGGGGCTTTACAGATAGCAAAATTATTAAGGCTGAATTTAAAACTGAATCTGAACTTTCAAAGACAATTTCCAAAGATTTGAAAAAACGTGGGATGAGCTTTGTTGGCCCAACAATCATCTATTCATATCTTGAATCAATTGGAATTATTGACAATCATCAAGAAGACTGCTTTAAGTTTTAA
- a CDS encoding right-handed parallel beta-helix repeat-containing protein, with product MKFDKIMILLSFILVVLLSIGSVSAYSDDNNLTTDSLSAISTIDESNSNDINVNSYKSGVGDVLTANTIVVEEVEKEHNEMNDPTIQKAIDSANPGDTIIIEGESYVHCHFIVNKKLTIISNVGTTMQPCGSNAVSGYRGIFYVTPEASGTVISGFTIINEVSRDDDYGIYVNGVSDVTIKNCNFTNNGMVSDAIRVVNAKNTVIDNVSIASVGSGIRIINSENVKVENSFIDNAKYCINVIDSNKVDLLSNNITNNKIAGIAIAGTSKNVNIKSNYISKGNIGINMTSANYIYIISNYVGLNGRYGIYTNCNIEKMEVKGNFIDRNVQYNIFNDYRVRNIWVKGGENIQVINNNYMVGGDNAERPIWRQVYEYKGPGVGDYNYDPVNDVYTYVGENNGEYWGHQTGTFLGYTFIINQFIQCPNIYFTYPEHGVTPWTKTGNYYLYLTNITQIKKGVYQISIVDVNGNIAKEISSIPVTFYMMKKDLDINGRQKAPKEGDACKVVMIQNGTATVRFYPDEFYDSENVLLASFPGTGNNIYSMPYRPYRLFNVDDKFIPGNVTDTKLTISNMVTYPSSNAIFKATLTDIDGTPVAYQSIVFKINGKTLTAQTDANGVAQIKISIAKEGTYAITANFVGDDIDYTSSEAKASVVVKKSYSKIYASNMYMIPKMYDYYSITLKDASGKAIAYQTVTFKVNGKTYSVKTDKNGVAKIRLKLNKGVYSVHIKFAGTNKYKAVSKTNYLYVKYSSKTAKLATPTVTILPNTYKTYTISLKNADGKGIANQKVTIKLNGKTYTKTTNSNGLVSLKVKFAKLGSYKVYASYSGSKIYRATSATGKIVVAKAATKFVAPTLSVLPNEKKTYTVALKTTAGKTLSSQKITIAVNGKTYSRITNARGQASIDVVFPTEKTYAVVLNYLGNTYYKPIKTTSSVAVSKMDSQLLSYNKTFAADSSKIYTVTLKDKNGKPLANKEISFVFNGKTVVNTTNQNGVAQIKLNDSGSFNITSKFAGDNQYRPVSADSLIAMSDKTNVVFVDANLPNSEIQNILDNCAEGSKVEFLGKNYDNIALTVDKSLNIYSENNSTLNAKANCAVFTIMANNVTISDFTIVSNMNDAIVIDNGYNVVISGNNISNKLDESKLDSYMKSTISLPGYGIAIANSENIKINNNSIYLFESGIYAYDSNKLTIADNLLEKNNYGIKYDYGVANSNITNNKIYDSIGLYTNLVPEGPRGYGIFLNNSAVNVTITKNNITWNHLGISVDANHTTGIVIKSNLISDNVLEGIRFNEGYDLAKNAVEPVVVENAIYRNARGPSMMILGELSANPAGIYGPGAFNASLRLNIGTNWYGKNQIVTWDNDTGVVGYGTMCPRINTTGIAFKEITCVTPGTYSITFYDKDVVASNLPVFDMFATLNDDVEVKFDVVNGVGVFSFDAGDFKEGENVIKVSIGSLTDPDRLFKVEMSKTLSAGEIPA from the coding sequence ATGAAATTTGATAAGATTATGATATTATTATCATTCATACTAGTTGTACTGTTATCTATTGGTTCAGTATCAGCTTATAGTGATGATAATAACTTAACAACTGATTCATTAAGTGCAATAAGCACAATTGATGAATCAAATAGTAACGATATTAATGTAAATTCATATAAATCAGGTGTTGGTGATGTTCTAACTGCTAACACTATTGTTGTAGAAGAAGTTGAAAAAGAGCACAATGAAATGAATGATCCAACAATTCAAAAAGCAATTGATAGTGCAAATCCTGGGGATACAATTATTATTGAAGGGGAAAGTTATGTGCACTGTCATTTCATTGTTAATAAAAAATTAACAATTATAAGTAATGTTGGAACAACTATGCAACCATGCGGTAGTAATGCAGTTTCTGGTTATAGAGGTATTTTTTATGTAACTCCTGAAGCTAGTGGTACTGTAATTAGTGGTTTTACAATAATTAATGAAGTTTCTAGAGATGATGACTATGGAATTTATGTTAATGGTGTATCTGATGTAACAATTAAAAATTGTAATTTCACTAATAATGGAATGGTTTCTGATGCAATTAGAGTAGTTAATGCAAAAAATACTGTAATTGACAATGTTTCTATAGCTAGTGTAGGCAGTGGAATCAGAATTATAAACAGTGAAAATGTTAAAGTTGAAAACTCTTTTATTGACAATGCAAAATACTGTATAAATGTCATTGATTCTAATAAAGTAGATTTGCTTTCCAACAATATTACAAATAACAAAATTGCAGGAATAGCTATTGCAGGTACAAGTAAAAATGTCAATATTAAATCCAATTATATTTCTAAAGGTAATATTGGTATTAATATGACTTCTGCTAATTATATCTACATTATAAGCAATTATGTTGGATTAAATGGAAGATATGGTATTTACACAAACTGTAATATTGAAAAAATGGAAGTTAAAGGTAACTTCATTGATAGAAATGTTCAATATAACATTTTTAATGATTACAGAGTTAGAAATATATGGGTAAAAGGCGGAGAAAACATACAAGTAATTAATAATAATTATATGGTTGGAGGCGACAACGCTGAAAGACCAATCTGGCGTCAAGTTTATGAATATAAAGGACCTGGTGTTGGAGATTATAATTATGATCCTGTAAATGATGTTTATACTTATGTTGGTGAAAACAATGGTGAATATTGGGGTCACCAAACCGGAACTTTCTTAGGTTATACATTTATTATTAATCAATTTATCCAATGTCCAAACATCTATTTCACTTACCCTGAACATGGTGTAACTCCTTGGACAAAAACTGGAAATTACTATTTATATCTAACTAACATTACTCAAATTAAAAAAGGAGTATATCAAATATCCATCGTTGATGTTAATGGAAATATTGCTAAAGAAATCAGTTCTATTCCTGTTACTTTCTACATGATGAAAAAAGATTTGGATATTAATGGCAGACAAAAAGCACCTAAAGAAGGAGATGCTTGTAAAGTTGTAATGATACAAAATGGTACTGCAACTGTAAGATTCTATCCAGATGAGTTTTATGACTCTGAAAATGTTTTACTTGCAAGTTTCCCCGGTACTGGAAATAATATTTACTCTATGCCTTACAGACCTTATAGATTATTTAATGTTGATGATAAGTTCATACCAGGTAATGTAACTGATACAAAACTCACTATATCCAATATGGTTACATATCCTAGTTCAAATGCAATTTTCAAAGCAACTTTAACTGATATTGATGGAACTCCTGTTGCTTATCAAAGTATTGTATTTAAAATCAACGGTAAAACTTTAACTGCTCAAACTGATGCTAATGGTGTTGCTCAAATAAAAATTTCCATCGCTAAAGAAGGAACCTATGCAATAACCGCTAACTTTGTTGGTGATGATATTGATTACACTTCAAGTGAAGCTAAAGCTAGTGTAGTTGTTAAAAAATCATATTCCAAGATATATGCTTCAAATATGTACATGATTCCTAAAATGTATGATTATTATTCAATTACTTTAAAAGATGCATCAGGAAAAGCAATTGCATATCAAACTGTAACTTTCAAAGTAAATGGTAAAACTTACTCTGTAAAAACAGATAAAAACGGTGTTGCAAAAATTAGACTTAAACTTAATAAAGGAGTATATTCTGTTCATATCAAATTTGCAGGTACTAACAAATACAAAGCAGTTTCAAAAACAAATTACTTATATGTTAAATATTCATCTAAAACTGCTAAATTGGCAACTCCTACAGTTACAATTCTTCCAAATACTTATAAAACCTATACAATTTCTTTAAAAAATGCTGATGGTAAAGGAATTGCAAATCAAAAAGTAACTATTAAATTAAATGGTAAAACTTATACAAAAACAACCAATAGTAATGGGCTTGTTTCACTTAAAGTTAAGTTTGCAAAATTAGGTTCATATAAAGTATATGCAAGTTATTCTGGAAGCAAAATCTACAGGGCAACTTCTGCAACTGGTAAAATTGTAGTTGCTAAGGCTGCTACTAAATTTGTAGCTCCAACTCTTTCAGTTCTTCCAAATGAGAAAAAAACATACACTGTAGCTTTAAAAACAACTGCTGGAAAAACATTATCTAGTCAAAAAATTACTATTGCTGTTAATGGTAAAACCTATTCAAGAATAACTAATGCTAGAGGTCAGGCTAGTATTGATGTAGTATTCCCAACTGAAAAAACTTATGCAGTTGTGTTAAATTACTTAGGAAATACATATTATAAACCAATTAAAACAACCAGCAGTGTTGCTGTTTCAAAAATGGATTCTCAATTATTAAGCTATAATAAAACATTTGCTGCTGATTCCAGTAAAATTTATACTGTAACTTTAAAAGACAAAAATGGTAAACCATTAGCTAATAAAGAGATTTCATTTGTATTTAACGGTAAAACTGTTGTAAATACAACTAATCAAAATGGTGTTGCACAAATTAAGTTAAATGATTCTGGATCTTTTAATATTACCTCAAAATTTGCGGGTGATAATCAATACAGACCAGTTAGTGCAGATAGCTTAATTGCAATGTCTGATAAAACAAATGTGGTATTTGTTGATGCAAACTTACCAAATTCAGAAATTCAAAATATTTTAGATAATTGTGCTGAAGGAAGTAAAGTTGAATTTTTAGGTAAAAACTATGATAATATTGCATTAACTGTTGATAAATCATTGAATATTTATTCTGAAAACAACTCTACTTTAAATGCTAAAGCTAATTGCGCAGTATTTACTATAATGGCAAATAATGTAACAATTTCCGATTTCACAATTGTTTCAAACATGAATGATGCAATTGTTATTGACAATGGATACAATGTTGTAATTTCTGGAAACAATATTTCAAATAAATTAGATGAATCCAAACTTGATAGTTACATGAAAAGTACAATTTCACTTCCTGGATATGGAATAGCTATTGCTAATTCAGAGAATATTAAAATTAATAATAACTCTATTTACTTGTTTGAAAGTGGAATCTATGCTTATGACTCAAATAAATTAACTATTGCTGATAATTTATTAGAAAAGAACAACTACGGAATTAAATATGATTATGGAGTTGCAAATTCCAATATCACAAACAATAAAATCTATGATAGCATTGGATTGTACACTAACTTAGTTCCTGAAGGTCCTAGAGGATACGGAATATTCTTAAACAATTCTGCAGTAAATGTAACAATTACCAAAAACAACATTACTTGGAATCATTTAGGAATCTCTGTTGATGCAAACCACACAACTGGAATTGTCATAAAAAGCAATTTAATTTCTGACAATGTTTTAGAAGGAATTAGATTCAATGAAGGTTATGATTTAGCTAAAAATGCAGTTGAACCTGTGGTTGTTGAAAATGCAATTTATAGAAATGCTAGAGGTCCAAGTATGATGATCTTAGGTGAATTAAGTGCAAACCCTGCTGGAATCTATGGTCCTGGTGCATTTAATGCTTCTTTAAGATTAAATATTGGTACCAACTGGTATGGTAAAAACCAAATTGTAACTTGGGATAATGATACTGGTGTTGTAGGTTACGGAACAATGTGTCCTAGAATCAACACTACTGGAATTGCATTTAAGGAAATAACTTGTGTAACTCCTGGAACATATTCTATTACATTTTATGATAAAGATGTTGTAGCATCTAATTTACCAGTATTTGACATGTTTGCTACATTAAATGATGATGTTGAAGTTAAATTTGATGTTGTAAATGGTGTTGGAGTATTCTCATTTGATGCTGGTGACTTTAAAGAAGGTGAAAATGTAATTAAAGTTTCAATTGGTTCTTTAACTGATCCAGATAGACTTTTCAAAGTTGAAATGTCTAAAACATTATCTGCTGGTGAAATTCCTGCTTAA
- a CDS encoding right-handed parallel beta-helix repeat-containing protein has translation MRKCFVIILVLCLLFSLNICFAQEIDNSTDLVSSQNSSYLLKSDVAKLSTSDKIDTHIDVISNDTLDVKGDYFKIKLVDANNKSISNAKIIFTIKGVNYEKTTNSHGIALLKINLVDGSYQISSKFLGDSKYNPSSKSTIVTMNNTRVVESGLSNSEIQNIINNAKENNVIIFKGSSYSDINLIIDKRLTLISTASTVLQSSSNSPVITIKGKAASYSIVMGFKIQGSGDGIVVNDADYVRILNNHVTVDGIGITASNTKYLNITKNSIYKNGKCGIVFYSTENSYIIANVIINNGANGVVLTKSDTTYIDNNTISKNARYGILLTNEFNKKYYKTGPVNVHITKNTINGNSWDGVCIYNAGDNINIKGNTIDANKVSGVSINSVGTYKIQSNVITNSVSGVSFEEEYTQIKDQEISYNAIFGNSHVQVEAKSYAGVDRLSVGDNWYTDDGLLCPKIKTNNLKFTVTQIGKNQFQASFVDSNGQIASLLPDRVLTYKTSDGKTATVTIKGGVGTFTVSAADADIIKSTVDRTNRKNVYDSNTPSKTPQNGQSPTFSYPDINYGDGDGDGEGNGNGANQGNGTSQTSGDNTGNSSSAQNMEPNSNPVNDVSQAQDVGQIGASESSGGASGASQSVTKQIVIEDDEFFKVKGLIVIITLILLTLGLYYRKDIEEMRSKQ, from the coding sequence ATGCGAAAATGTTTCGTGATTATATTAGTTCTATGCTTATTATTTTCATTAAACATTTGCTTTGCTCAAGAAATTGATAATTCAACTGATTTAGTATCATCTCAAAATAGTAGTTATCTTTTAAAATCTGATGTGGCTAAACTAAGCACTTCGGATAAAATAGATACTCATATTGATGTCATTAGTAATGATACACTTGATGTGAAAGGTGATTACTTTAAAATTAAATTAGTAGATGCAAATAATAAATCCATTTCAAATGCTAAAATTATATTTACCATTAAAGGGGTTAATTATGAAAAAACTACTAATTCACATGGTATTGCTCTTTTAAAAATTAATCTGGTAGATGGATCATATCAAATTTCATCTAAATTTTTAGGAGATTCCAAGTATAATCCTTCCTCAAAATCAACTATTGTTACAATGAATAATACTCGTGTTGTTGAAAGTGGATTAAGTAACTCTGAAATCCAGAATATTATAAATAATGCTAAAGAAAATAATGTGATAATATTTAAAGGTTCTAGTTATTCAGATATTAATTTGATAATTGACAAACGCCTTACATTAATTTCCACTGCAAGCACAGTATTACAATCAAGCTCCAATTCTCCGGTTATTACAATTAAAGGAAAAGCCGCTTCCTATTCAATTGTTATGGGATTTAAAATCCAAGGAAGTGGTGATGGAATTGTTGTTAATGATGCGGATTATGTAAGAATCTTAAATAACCATGTAACTGTTGATGGTATAGGTATTACTGCATCTAATACAAAATATCTCAATATTACCAAAAACAGTATTTACAAAAACGGTAAATGCGGTATTGTATTTTATTCAACTGAAAACTCTTACATTATCGCTAATGTTATTATTAACAATGGTGCAAATGGAGTAGTCTTAACAAAATCTGATACTACTTATATTGATAACAATACTATTTCAAAGAATGCTCGTTATGGTATTTTATTAACCAATGAATTTAATAAAAAATATTATAAAACTGGTCCTGTTAATGTCCATATTACTAAAAATACAATCAATGGAAATAGCTGGGATGGTGTTTGCATTTATAATGCAGGAGATAATATTAATATTAAAGGAAATACCATTGATGCAAATAAAGTTAGTGGAGTATCCATTAATTCTGTAGGTACATATAAAATTCAATCTAATGTCATAACTAACAGTGTTTCTGGTGTTAGTTTTGAAGAGGAATATACTCAGATTAAAGATCAAGAAATCAGTTATAATGCAATCTTTGGAAATTCTCATGTCCAAGTTGAAGCTAAATCCTATGCTGGTGTTGACCGTTTGTCTGTAGGGGATAACTGGTATACAGATGATGGATTATTATGTCCTAAAATTAAAACTAACAATTTGAAATTTACTGTAACTCAAATTGGTAAAAACCAATTCCAAGCATCATTTGTTGATTCAAATGGTCAAATTGCAAGTTTACTTCCAGATAGAGTTTTAACCTATAAAACTAGTGATGGAAAAACTGCAACAGTTACAATAAAAGGAGGAGTTGGAACATTTACTGTATCTGCTGCTGATGCAGATATTATTAAATCTACAGTTGATCGTACAAACAGAAAAAATGTTTACGATTCAAATACTCCGTCTAAAACTCCACAAAATGGACAATCTCCAACTTTCAGCTATCCTGACATCAATTATGGTGATGGTGATGGCGACGGTGAAGGAAATGGTAATGGGGCAAATCAAGGTAATGGTACTTCACAAACATCTGGTGACAATACTGGAAATAGTTCAAGTGCTCAAAACATGGAACCTAATAGTAATCCCGTAAACGATGTATCTCAAGCTCAAGATGTGGGTCAAATAGGTGCATCTGAAAGTAGTGGTGGTGCATCTGGCGCTTCACAATCAGTAACAAAACAAATAGTAATCGAAGATGATGAATTCTTCAAAGTTAAAGGTCTTATAGTAATCATTACGTTAATATTATTAACATTAGGATTATATTATCGTAAAGATATTGAAGAAATGAGATCTAAACAATAA